The Glycine soja cultivar W05 chromosome 4, ASM419377v2, whole genome shotgun sequence genomic sequence TGAGAATATTAGGATGTGTTtggtttgaatttttattttctgttttcattttttgaaaaatgttttcatttttaaaagattagaattttgaaaacatatttgatttgacttcttgttttttgtttccATGAAATGAAAATACTGACAgtattatgatatattgacttctcgtctttttgtatttttagatttgcttaaaattatatttattgacattgcattttcattttactcAAGATGAGAtttctgttttcaataaaacgaaattttattgtttttattttctgattatttcttgtttttattttcacggaaaatattttcaaaaattcaaccaaacacatcttcatcaccattttctgttttaatttgaaaataaaaacagaaaacaaaccaaacatTCCCTTAACTACTTTTTATTACAAGttttaaagaattatttttgaGTATTGTTAAGTCgtaataacttttatttttatcatattttttaacactTTTATTCTGATAAAAAAGGAATGGAAATGAGATATTTTCATGATAATAAGagaaattatttcttaaaatatcattattttttctttatttaaattattttggattttaaaCGATATTTCCAGGCATATCAAAAtgtatcaaaaaatatttttttttaaaaatactcagAAATGATATTcctctataatatttttaagaataacattttctggaataaaaaaaaatcgtaaAATAAACGTTCCTTGTGGGTTTATCATAATTGTTTACCACAAATTAATAACAGTATTGAGTTTAATAGTTTCAATTTTAAGACCATTCTACCGTGGACTAGCTAAACAAGTGGTCTATACTGTACCACTTTTCCTTACCCTTGGGTTAATCTAATCCTTaaattcatatcatgcattctCTCCACCAGATTATTTTTCTTACCAACCTCTACGACCATCACCCACCCCAAACCACCTCCGCACAGTGAAAACATTCTCCTCCACTGCTTCTGTTACTGCGTCTCCCATGTCCTTCTTCGTTCTAGTAGCATCCTCCTCCTTTGTTACCCTCCCCCCTTTCTCCTCCGTTTTTCTTATGATCACCCTTTTTCCCTCTCCTTTGTTCTTCTAGACAGGAGGATCGAGAACagaaggaagaaggaagaaggaaaatggaggagagagaaaaaaaattattgcgaAAGCTACACCATATTACTGTGTGGCTTTGATGAATCTTACGGTATAAAAGAAATGATCCACAATGAACCACTTAAGCAACTGGTTCACGCTAACAATGatccaattttaaaaaaattcatctgttaaattatttatcattttaaaatttaaatattaattattttttaataatatcctCGAAAAATAAATGGAACTGATATATGTCTACTTGTTACTGTACAGCGAAACTATTAAGAgaattttatttacataaaattattgtatcacggaaatttatataatcaattattttgataaaatgtgTGCCATatcttaaatgataaatataatttttatttttggtgtacAAGAGTAATATAATGAAGATAGAATCTAAGACTTCATGCTTATTATTCAAACTTCCCGTGACTGAAACAACCCTAACCTTAGTGAATGATAAATAGAAAGGGGTAAGAGGAGTACTCTACCCTATAGCTAATGCATTTTTAATTTACCCAATGAAGAATTTCTCAACTGTAAccgaaaaattagaaaataaaatcaggCAAAGGAATTCTTTATCTACTCATGCATGCAGTCATGTTTTATATTGAAATGATTCTTACACTGTTGGAGTTTTCACGATCGTGTTTGTGCCTATGGGTGAAAATAGTAATGAAAAAAGAATGTTACTATAAGAATGATGGGTACATAATTGTGAAAAGTGTTATGAACAAGGGGAGCATACAAACATAAAAGGCATAATTATAAAGCCTGATTGCCTCATTGAGAATTGGGCTAACTTTGTAATTTACATTTGAAGAGGGTACGAACTGAAGGAATGCATTAGCCATCATCTGCCCAAGATGAGCCTGGGCCGGGGTTGAAAGATGCAGCCCATCGGGCTGAAGGGGCAAACCATGAGCGTCCACAGTTCTCAGGTTTAGAAGGTCAATGCCCAGCTGAGCTTGTCTTACTATCTCTATGTGAGGGCCTGATCCAGATGCCAAAGCTACCTACAAAatgtgatagaaaaaaaatggaacaaagataaaaggaaaaacaaaaattgatagAACAAATTGCATTGACAAGTAGTTTCTTGAGATTGGACACagtatttttacctttttaacgTTTAGAGTAGCCCTATTACAATATTATATgatgtaatttgttttttaagtaataGAAAATATCAATGTAATGTATTTTAATTCAAGTACATCTGTGCAATCTCCATAAACTACAAGGAGTTTCAAGTAATTTGCTGAAAGAGAAAAGGCAATCTTCATTCTTCAGTGCCGTTTTCAACAGCAAGCGAATATGTGTTGTTGAGAAAGACAAATTACTTCCATTTCCATAGCTTAACATTTGAGTTAATAAGTTGTCCGTGTAAAGTAATTATCAGAGCAAAATCAATATATCACTTGTAAAGCTATTAGCTATGAAGGTACTTTTACTGCACACATGACACACCACAACTATACAATAACCTATTTAGTTGGTAACATGAATTGACAGGGATCATCTTACAGGAAACCATTTATTACATTGCAAGTTCAACCTTAATCTGGCTCAACAGTGATAATGAAATTATAAACCTAGAAAATTCATAAATccgattttaattttaaaagtataattaatttttataaaattgtttttcaaatattacaattaattgaaacatatatttaaactaaactttcatatagacattaaaaataatattctaaagattaaaaaacaaGAAAGTAAACCAAAGACCTAAGTTTTATTAGTCGGTGCAGGGTTACTTTATGTGGTCACCTTGGTTGGAGTATGTCAACATCATTTATGTTGAGTGCCTGATACAAGTATGGCCGAAGGccacaaattaataatatatatttagtatACTTGCATCACCTATAAAcatatgatgaaaaaaaattataatgtttagTATATTTAGTATATTAGGTTGCTAAGAATCATTctattttaaacaatttataattataatgtttaGATACcgaaattataattatacatcaatattttatttatttttaataaataagatagatgaaaaaaaattaggttaattttaaaataaagagtcatttttgtttttgtaaaaggATGATAAATTTATCTCTAAATGTGTCacataaattctttatttttttatttatgataattatagAAATTAACAAATGCATAAATTTATCacatgtttttacttttaaaaattaaaatttgaattttggaaCATAAATTTATCAACTTACTTCAAattcaaaaaccaaaataaatattcacctttaattttattagatataTATGGAATATCCAAGAAAGTTTCCAATCTAATATAGAACACACTACCTAGTATGCAAAGCTACCTATAAGTCGAAGATTCCTTCCTCGATCCCAATCAGCAATAACTTCCCTATAAATCAATTGTTTGCTACCAGTTGAGTTTTTCTATTTGTCCCGACATACGTAAACGTTCGTGGATATTGCTTCGCTCCGAATTAAATAAGTTGATGAAAATATATACTATCAGTTGCGACTACTTGGTCTTGAAAATATGTAAACAACTAACAGAAGgtgaaaccaaaccaaacctacCAATTTAATGATCAACAAGTGATTAATAAATATCTTTAGGAcgaaaataatggtttgaataaagaaaaaaagaaatacctGGATTATTGGAAGCAACGGAGACTGTAGATCATCACGAACGTCCAAGAAGAACTTGTGAACTCTTCTTTGATACGATTGAGCATCGTGTAAATTCACTGTATCGGTTTCTCCTTGGTACCATAGCAATGCACGAATGGTGCCACCGTCACGCAACGATGCCTTGGCCCTCTTTATCATCTGAAAGTAAAGCTCTTTTCCGCGTTCCCACTCGCTTATGTTGCTGCCTCCAATCGCGCAAGGGACCAAACCAATCAGACCAAAATCTGGGTGCTTCTCCAACACCGAGTTCGCAAATGCCATTCCTGGCCCAACACCATTTGTCTTCCTAGAATCGATGTCCGCGTCCAGTGGCTCACGGGCCTCCACCCACGTTAAGTGCGCGTCCAGCTTCAAGACTGAGGGGTTGGGACGGGACTGGGGTGGAACCACGCCGTCCCACGTGGCGATCCCCGTGCCGGTGTTGTTCAGCACGCCGCCCCGACCAGCCATGTTGCTCTGCCCCGCTAATATGAATATGTTCCTATCGTAGACTTGTTGTGCCTTCACTGCCCATGATTGAATCAGAAATACCAACAATAACAAGCAAGGCATATTCTCAGATCACACAAGACCTCTTTCTCCACCCTTGCTCATTTTTACGCTTTccagttattattattattatatatatatatatcagtccATCTGTCGCTggttctttaatatttttaaatgatataaataattaaaatatcacgTGATACCAAATTATTGTTGTtctccttctattttttttttttttttgttgcaaaagGCGTGGCGCTTCAAAATAAGTCATCATGGTTGCGTTAAACGTGGATTAAGCTACCAACAATGATGACAACTCAAAATCAATTAGCAAGAGGTACCATTGCACGAGTTGCTTATCTTGATTCATTACAAGTTGGATTAATAAGAAAATTTCTTATTCAGTTACTTACTTAAAGGcgaataaatttcaatttaaagaaATCATATCTTCTATCAAGACCTTCACTAGGAAAGCAAAAGTCCTTTTAAAGGAAGCTACTCAAGATTAatcaagtaattttaaaaaaaattaacctgtGTGTACTTTGGCcatctttaataaaaatgaagtaTTATTTTCAATAGGAACAATTTCGTactaataagataaaaaaaaaaagcgtgGATTAAGCGTTCACATTGTGTGTACATATATATTACCCTTTTTTGGTTACATGCACATATTATTTATCCTTGACCAATATTGAGTAATGGAAAAGTTCCATTTCCTTGCGTGATTCGCTGCAGCAAGAATCTAAAAATCATCACAAATCGAGGTTGATAATACTTTTCTTTCAGGCCTGAGGGGCCCAAGCGTGTGGTTGCATTAACAAATGGGGCCGTAttggattttgaatttttgatcTCGCGGACGCAGAGGGTTAGAAGAATTAGGAATGGGAAAAGATTGTACGTATATCCCAAATTTGGGATGTATGAGtacataaaagagaaaaaattgagagaaaacaataaaagaaaaaaactattaaacataataaaaaaaattgatagaaataaacattgataaatgatgtaatgaaaaatgaaaacaatattacaacgaaaaatgagatgaaagaaAACTAGCTGTAAGAATATAGTAGCCTTTGGATTTTGGAATGTCAGTTGGTGATGGATCTTGTCGCAATGCGAGCTTGAATTAGATTGGCTTCCAACGTCAATATCGTtgattaataaaagaaagagaattcaGGTGGCAGGAATGACTCGGTCGTCCCATGTTTGCtttgaaaaaggaaataaaaaagataagataaacactaaataaaaatatatttaaaagctatttttttaataagcttaaaaactaattaatgtgagaaaaatgtaaaagaaattgaaaatactaaagttttgttaaatatataataactatacgtttcattaaaaatatggaACTATggtagagagaaaaatattttagaaaatatgtaaaataaaatatgtttctccctcttcttctttttatatgagaagaaaacaaaaagtgatAAATTAGTTACTTGACTAttctctcattttattttttcttgcaaAACAAAGAGAGTttctccttgttttttttttatttactattttcaCTTTAAGTAAACAAGGTAGtcaaattaataacaatatacaacttaaataaagttttatacaattccaaatttcacataatgcaaaatttaaaacagaatATGAAAGTGTAACAATGACACTTTAACATCAGGAGTACATAGagaattttacatttaaatacaTGTTTGGTTACACGTATATTTTTTTAGACACACATAaaatatgtgaaaataaaaagctacaCAAAGTAGATTTTCCATTGGACGTgcctttttatttatcaaaatatattaaaaaaaagcatgTTTAAAGTTTGTACAATAATTAGTTAACACTtgacacaaaaaatatattaacttgtCTAAatgaatcataaaataaaatgtgtcaATGGTGATGGATTTTGAGGCCAACGGTGTAAATAGGAAGCAGAAGGTGTAAATTGAGGCCTTACAAAATCAAAGTTGTTAACttgcttgtattttttttcaggCCACAGGGCCTAGCTCTGCATTTGCATTCACAAAATAGTGAATGGTGATGGATTTTGATATCCCAGACTCCAGAGGGTTATGGATCCtgatttttggtaaaaaaaaaaaaaaagagattgaacttcatattttaatatcatttttttaataatgtggTTGTTCCACGCATTTTATTGATTACAATGCTAATGCGAAGtatacattaattttatatataactaatatttaatAGAGAATCTAAGTAGAGTAAATTTTGCATACACACAAACCTAACACCTTGCATTTGCACACAAACACTTAAAAGATGACagctcattaaaataaaaaaaccaattaCAAAATCTGAAAGGAAGGCGTGGTTGATGAGTGTGAGCATCCTCTCTCTCCTAACCCTTACCAAGAATAAGATGATAGTGAGAATAACATAACCTATCAacgttttgttatttttgtaagtaaataaaattttgaaaaaaatatattaatttaagataaatttaatattctcaactaaattaattattgttttaattttttttatgaattagtcaattcaatcttATAATAAGAATCATAGGTAATATAAGCTATTAAACTTAGCTTGtgcatcaaataaaataaatttgttaactatTAGAATAGCTGAGGGAAAATTtggtacaagaaaaaaaaattagttttccgaaaatatgaaattatgaatgtttattttttagctatgcttaaaaaaaattgttcccaAGGGATATGGAAACACCTCATTTccccaaattattttactgtaataataatattatattattcttattaaataatttaatatgacaaataattaaaaaatagtaaaaacatcacatcttttattttcaaaaaatgtatataaacgtttgtaaaaaaattataaccaaccaaacaaaaattagtaaaaaggatgaatattttcttattcaacCTACAAAAGAGGCTAGTAAATGAATGTCTGtctcaaaacaaaaattcaaatagcTAGACATCCGCACGTGTAAGGAAGAGCAAGGTCACGTGTATATTATCTGCTTTggtttaatagttttttttttgcaatttgttATGTAAAATTTGTAATGACTTTGGCAAAAATGTAAGTATTTCAGTAAactctttgaatttttttttttataaaattttaattttcttttgtgtatactagtataatttttgtttttgtataaaaaatcaatgtctttgcagttttaaaaaataaagtaaagatAATTTCTCTACTGTTTTATTCAATAACTAATAAGATTAAAAGTCATAAAAAACTTTAAGAGTGTTTTTAATAAACtcggaaaaatatattttaatgtcataaaaaaaataacatttgaatAGTATCGTTAAAGGCTTAAAATCACCCGTGAAAAAACTCTTAAAATCACTTATGAGAAAcgatattatcaaaattattatgttaattatatatcataattataattattttagctcttccaaacatttttttcaagCACTGCCACTGCTAGTGAActatatatcttttaaaataattattatatgaatcaactaatttattatatataatagtttgtaattaaataataatataaaaatcatttacaTTATCGTGTCActgtataaacttttttttcttataatctttatttcttttattctttttatcattagaacttaaaaaataaatttaaggaatttaaaaatataattaagtgtattttttaaattaaccaAAAATAATACTTCTAATTATAGTACTCTTGAAATTATCATTTCTAATttagcaactttatttattgaaataagtgttaaattttgttattaaaaacaGCTTAAAACCCATGAGGaactaaattatataaaaatagatttaaCAGAAAAAAGTTTGTTATTAGTGttgtttatcatatatatatatatatatatatatatatatatatatatatatatatatatatatatatatatatatttacagcCATATTTTTTCCTCATATGAAATTTTGAACAAGCAACAGGTAAAAAGAAGCGTAGGGCCGTTGATTTTGATCTTTAACTGTAATAAGTTTTCGAcctgtattttttcttttaaacttttctttatgTTCTTTTTGGACGGTGAAGGTCTAGTGGTTGAAGTTTCAACTGTATACAACCTAACCCTTCAATGATATAAGCAAAATCTGGAATTGTAAATTTTGTTCAGGGGTAGTTTCAGCGTATTACCAagaagtttaaaatttaaaatttcattagtGTTTTTATGTATACAAAGTACAAACAATTCAAGACTAGAATATTGTTTACAgaaatatatcattactattttAGTTTAAGTTTTAAagattttaattcattataataacaaattaagATTTGATCATTCATTgtacatcaaaagaaattatcaataatttaaaattttatttgatcataACCCCACAAATTAGTTTCCCACATTGT encodes the following:
- the LOC114408736 gene encoding probable carbohydrate esterase At4g34215 isoform X1 encodes the protein MPCLLLLVFLIQSWAVKAQQVYDRNIFILAGQSNMAGRGGVLNNTGTGIATWDGVVPPQSRPNPSVLKLDAHLTWVEAREPLDADIDSRKTNGVGPGMAFANSVLEKHPDFGLIGLVPCAIGGSNISEWERGKELYFQMIKRAKASLRDGGTIRALLWYQGETDTVNLHDAQSYQRRVHKFFLDVRDDLQSPLLPIIQVALASGSGPHIEIVRQAQLGIDLLNLRTVDAHGLPLQPDGLHLSTPAQAHLGQMMANAFLQFVPSSNVNYKVSPILNEAIRLYNYAFYVCMLPLFITLFTIMYPSFL
- the LOC114408736 gene encoding probable carbohydrate esterase At4g34215 isoform X3 — protein: MPCLLLLVFLIQSWAVKAQQVYDRNIFILAGQSNMAGRGGVLNNTGTGIATWDGVVPPQSRPNPSVLKLDAHLTWVEAREPLDADIDSRKTNGVGPGMAFANSVLEKHPDFGLIGLVPCAIGGSNISEWERGKELYFQMIKRAKASLRDGGTIRALLWYQGETDTVNLHDAQSYQRRVHKFFLDVRDDLQSPLLPIIQVWFGFTFC
- the LOC114408736 gene encoding probable carbohydrate esterase At4g34215 isoform X2 is translated as MPCLLLLVFLIQSWAVKAQQVYDRNIFILAGQSNMAGRGGVLNNTGTGIATWDGVVPPQSRPNPSVLKLDAHLTWVEAREPLDADIDSRKTNGVGPGMAFANSVLEKHPDFGLIGLVPCAIGGSNISEWERGKELYFQMIKRAKASLRDGGTIRALLWYQGETDTVNLHDAQSYQRRVHKFFLDVRDDLQSPLLPIIQALNINDVDILQPR